Proteins encoded together in one Macadamia integrifolia cultivar HAES 741 chromosome 8, SCU_Mint_v3, whole genome shotgun sequence window:
- the LOC122086347 gene encoding cysteine-rich receptor-like protein kinase 25: MDYREGLLLLLSSMLVLRHCTAQPDPNAYQNCTYSRGNFTAKSTYQTNLNLLLSSLSSNAKTISGFCNTTSQNSNKVYGLFLCRGDVTPETCNTCIKAASSNITQRCPTAKEAIIWYEYCMLRYSNQPIFSIMEKEPSICLPNDNNVSKSVQSEFDKIWVDLFNGLVSQAASAAAVGRKYAANEANYTSFEKIYGLVQCTPDYLRMIATNA; this comes from the coding sequence ATGGATTACAGGGAAGGATTGCTCTTGCTCCTTTCTTCTATGCTTGTGTTGAGACACTGCACTGCACAACCTGACCCTAATGCATACCAAAACTGTACTTATTCAAGAGGAAATTTCACTGCCAAAAGCACATACCAAACAAACCTCaaccttctcctctcttctctatcCTCAAATGCCAAAACCATTTCAGGTTTCTGTAACACCACCAGCCAGAATTCCAACAAAGTCTATGGTCTCTTCCTTTGTAGAGGCGACGTTACACCAGAAACCTGTAATACCTGCATCAAGGCAGCAAGCTCCAATATCACCCAACGTTGTCCAACTGCGAAAGAGGCCATAATATGGTATGAGTATTGTATGTTACGGTACTCAAATCAACCTATATTCTCAATTATGGAAAAGGAACCTAGTATTTGTTTGCCTAATGATAACAATGTCTCCAAATCGGTCCAGTCTGAGTTTGATAAGATATGGGTGGATTTGTTCAATGGCCTTGTGAGTCAGGCTGCGTCAGCGGCAGCGGTTGGCCGGAAGTATGCAGCCAATGAGGCAAACTATACAAGCTTTGAGAAGATATATGGGCTAGTGCAGTGCACTCCTGATTATCTCAGGATGATTGCTACAAATGCCTAG